In Methanothermobacter tenebrarum, the sequence TAAACCGGTTCTAAGTGCCACTTTCACCCCCCCAAAAAAGATTATCAAAAAAATTATACCAGCAGTTTATTCTTTGATGTAATTTTTCTACCCCAAATGGAAAACGGTAAAATCAGCCCCTCTGGTGTGGGGGCTTCATAGTTCATTGACCCTTCCCTCCAAAGGCACTATCCAAAAAAACCATAGAACTTGCAACATTTGCCAATACTCACAAGATCATCTCGGCATTTCACCTATAACCTCGGCTTTCAACCTTGATTATTAATTTCTTCTCTGTGACCTTCTTGTAAAGAGTGGCGTCCCAGTGAGGACACCCGTAACCTGCCAGTGAAGGGTGCTGATAGCAGGCCTTGGAGTGGTGGTGATCGTCAGCAGATAGTTTCAATTCCATGGGGGGCTCCATCATCTTTTCTTTATCATCTCTTTGAGTTCAGCAACCTCCCTTTTAAGGTCCTCTATACCCCTTTCAATGTCCTCGATTCTTTCATGGACTCTCCTTTCCTCCTCGGGGTTCTTCACAAACCATGAGACCAGGGAAGCTGTGAGGAACCCACAAAGGTAATTCCTACCAGCATGAGGATGCTTGTTATGACCTTGCCATAGATGGTTGTTGGGGATATCACAACCTCTCCCGCAATTGTCGTTGTGAGGCTGTGCCAGAAAGAATCCAAGGGGTCGTGGAGGGATCTGTTAACTCCTGATTCAACCGTGTAGAAGAACAGTGCACCGCCCACAATTGCAAAAAGCAGTATGCCCAATGCCTTGTCAAGGTGCGTATCCACTAGGAAAGTGAAGAACTTCTCGAGGTATTTCCTGAAGAGGGCGAGCACCTTCATAACTCTTATGATTCTTATAAATCTGAAGACTCTGAAGAAGCGCACAGGGATGAATGCGAATACATCTGGCCAGTTTTCCCTCAAGAACTTCTTACGATTATCAGCCCTTTTGAGGTTTACTGCGAATTCGATGAAGAGGATGATGCATAGAATAAGGTCAAATTGGTCTATAGCATTAACAATCGTGGTATTTGATGGGTAGAATGAGATGTAGCTGAGGAGCACTATGTCAAGGGTTATGAGGACTAGAAGGGTGAGGTCCTTGGCTCTTATGAGCTTTCTGTAATCCATGAAGATCCCATTATTAGAGTTGTGTTTGGTGGTTGAAAAATATTTTGCAGTCCCGAGTTTTTTAGTTTTACCATGGATCCAATGTTCGTTATAGGATAGTATAGCGAACAAAACTACCAAAAGACACACCCCCCACAAACATCTGAAAAAAATACAAAGCTATAAACGACTAAAAAACCCCAAAAAAAGAGAATCGTAACCTTAATATAACACTAACACAGTACCTTTCAATCATGGAGGAGAAAACTTTAAAGAGGGTTGTGATCATCTCATTGATTTTAATTATTGCCATAGTTACTTACACTTTTACCCATGAATCCAATGATAAAAACACATTCTCCGGAGAATATTTTTCCTTCAAGATACCCGAAGGAATGGAAATTACCAATCACGCACTCAACCTTACTGGAGCATGTCGTGAAATAGTGTTACTCCGAAAAGATGACGAATATACTATATCAGTAGCTGTTTTTGATAATATTAGTTTAGAGGATCTTGAAGCGAATAACACCGGCATTTTTTATAAAAGAAGTACTGTAGGAGAAGTCACGTGTGATACATACTACAATCCAGATACCAAAACAACTTTTTACTATTTTGAAATGAATGGGAAGGTTTTCCTAGTAACATTTTCCCCTATCCACGGAACCTATGATGCTGAAGACATTATAAAATCCCTAGAATTAAAAAAATAAATAATTTCTCTTTTTTCTTCTTATTTTTTTAATCCTGCAGTAAGAAAAATCTCTTAATGGTTAACTCCCACCCCCCACACGCTCTAAAGAATCCCCCTCTAAAAAAAGAGATAATAATCAAGCAACCCCCATCCATCCATTATTTGGTGAGCTGGCTTACACAACCACTGCAACCCCTATCCACACATATACTCCACCCCCCATTCACATTTACAAAGAGATCAACTAAGGGAAACTATCACACAAACCATAGAAAAAATAAGTCAAGTGACAAAAAACAACGGCTAAATATTATCCAAAAATGTGGAACTGAAAATCCTCATGGTACAATATCACGGATAAACCCTAAAAATAAACACGACGAGTCAAAAAAAGTCCTATGATCATCCCTCAAAATTTCCGACAGACCCCCCAAGGTCAACAAAAATGCTTATGTAATACTGATTACACATTCTATGTAAATATAAACTATGGTGGTTTCATGGTTTACTGCTGGAACTGTGGGGAAAAAAACCATGACTATGCAAAATACTGCATCAAGTGCGGCAAACCCCTCATCCACGAAGATGACATTGAAAAAATCCTCAAGAAGGAAAAAGAAACCCCAACTAAGGATTCCCACACCAAGTTTAAGGATATCAAACTTACAGGAGATAACATTGAAAACCTAGAAAAACTCACCACCGAAAACCTCCAGAAAGACATGAACACCCTTAAAGAATGCAACAGCAAGATCCTCCAAATTGCAAAAAAACTCAACGGAACCAAAATCAAAGAAGAAGACTTCAATACCATGATGGAGAAACTCATAACAGACATACGTTCAGAACTAAAAGCCCTCAACAAAAAACTCATCTGCATCAGCCCCGCTGTCATGATAGTCACAATCTCATCCCACGGATATAACCCCCGCAATGTAACCGTTAAAACCGACATTGATAAAGAAAAAATGGAAGATTACATGAACATGTTCAGGACTAAAAAAATGAAAAGCCTCCCCAGCACGCCTCAAAACATAGAAGGAGCCTCATGGACAGAACACTGCCCCGTCTGCAAAAGAGGACCCCTAAACCCCTACACCGAGAAAAAACTTATGGGACTTGTAACCAGGAACGGCTACCGCTGTAGTGAATGCGGCGCAGTATTCATCAGAAAAGGTGACAAATATTCCCTCGAAAAAGTCTCAAACACAGAAAACGATACATGGAAAACCTATGCCCGACAAGCCCTCAGTGAAAGGGAATGGACCAGAATAGCCCATGGTGGAATGTCCGACGCCCTCCAAAAGAAACACGACCTGAAAAAGTGGCTTGCCGATGCCGCCAGTGGAAAGATCAACTTCAAAGAACCCGAATCCCCAATTATCCTGAAAAAGGACGAGAAAGCAGTCCTAGTCCTCGACGAAGTCACCTTCTGGGAGCCAAGGGCCGT encodes:
- a CDS encoding ion transporter, whose product is MFAILSYNEHWIHGKTKKLGTAKYFSTTKHNSNNGIFMDYRKLIRAKDLTLLVLITLDIVLLSYISFYPSNTTIVNAIDQFDLILCIILFIEFAVNLKRADNRKKFLRENWPDVFAFIPVRFFRVFRFIRIIRVMKVLALFRKYLEKFFTFLVDTHLDKALGILLFAIVGGALFFYTVESGVNRSLHDPLDSFWHSLTTTIAGEVVISPTTIYGKVITSILMLVGITFVGSSQLPWSHGL
- a CDS encoding zinc ribbon domain-containing protein, which produces MVYCWNCGEKNHDYAKYCIKCGKPLIHEDDIEKILKKEKETPTKDSHTKFKDIKLTGDNIENLEKLTTENLQKDMNTLKECNSKILQIAKKLNGTKIKEEDFNTMMEKLITDIRSELKALNKKLICISPAVMIVTISSHGYNPRNVTVKTDIDKEKMEDYMNMFRTKKMKSLPSTPQNIEGASWTEHCPVCKRGPLNPYTEKKLMGLVTRNGYRCSECGAVFIRKGDKYSLEKVSNTENDTWKTYARQALSEREWTRIAHGGMSDALQKKHDLKKWLADAASGKINFKEPESPIILKKDEKAVLVLDEVTFWEPRAVRQTRGLYGGPTIRVAKGVSFRLGGVQAQSESHEELKQIDKGILTLTTRRIIFTGEKRTINIDLRKILSIEAHNNGIASQRENKQKTEYFLNTNNTQINITVRGNHYTIPVTGEVLKSIIEGMIKQLQ